A stretch of the Ictidomys tridecemlineatus isolate mIctTri1 chromosome 5, mIctTri1.hap1, whole genome shotgun sequence genome encodes the following:
- the Arpin gene encoding arpin isoform X2 — protein sequence MSSYKVEAKGDSDRLTTEELKGLVNKMELLALTESLTPDQTVAFWMPESEMEAMELELGAGVRLKTRGDGPFIDSLAKLEAGTVTKCNFAGDRKTGASWTDNIMAQKSSDGAAVEIREQGDGAEDEEWDD from the exons ATGTCATCCTACA AAGTGGAAGCCAAAGGAGACAGCGACAGGCTCACAACGGAGGAGCTAAAGGGGCTGGTCAATAAGATGGAGCTGCTGGCACTGACAGAGAGCCTCACCCCCGACCAGACAGTGGCGTTCTGGATGCCCGAATCAGAGATGGAGGCGATGGAACTTGAGCTGGGGGCCGGGGTACGGCTGAAAACTCGGGGTGATGGCCCCTTTATAG aTTCATTAGCCAAATTGGAGGCTGGAACAGTGACCAAGTGTAATTTTGCTGGTGACCGAAAGACAGGGGCATCCTGGACAGACAACATCATGGCCCAGAAGTCTTCAGATGGGGCTGCAGTGGAGATCCGAGAGCAGGGAGATGGGGCAGAGGACGAGGAGTGG GATGACTGA